From Parasphaerochaeta coccoides DSM 17374, a single genomic window includes:
- a CDS encoding LacI family DNA-binding transcriptional regulator, which yields MSIYHDKRPTIKDIAAASGYSKTAVSFAFNAPSRISVEAREKILGCALTLGYVPDPMARNLSLKRYKSIGFLLPQVIGNTLRNPHITGVLQGIGTVCQEHGYTLTLIPPVDGSMSEAVRGAAVDGLITMGMSVEMKIVDMMKLRKLPYVTIDGTPSEGMPSVNINEVEAAYLIMREVLKAGHQSIVIIALNKDSFEAADKSMNVPTLRLKGYHKALREAGIDPQGEEVAHLVCDTTLEEGRRMGQIVYAMERRPTAVVSMSDIVAIGAILHFHESGLLVPDDMSVVGFDDIPEASFITPRLTTIRQSSVEKGTLAAQALFRAINGEEIESNRMELSFTIQERESLKKLVS from the coding sequence ATGAGCATATACCATGACAAACGTCCGACAATCAAAGACATAGCTGCCGCATCCGGGTACAGCAAAACCGCAGTATCCTTTGCTTTCAACGCGCCTTCCCGCATCAGCGTGGAAGCCCGTGAAAAAATACTCGGATGTGCCCTGACCTTAGGCTATGTGCCTGATCCCATGGCGCGCAACCTGTCTTTGAAACGGTACAAGTCAATTGGTTTTCTCCTCCCCCAGGTAATTGGCAATACGCTCCGTAACCCTCACATCACAGGTGTCCTTCAAGGCATAGGAACAGTATGCCAGGAACACGGCTATACATTGACTCTCATTCCTCCCGTTGACGGAAGCATGTCCGAAGCAGTACGCGGTGCTGCCGTCGATGGGTTGATAACGATGGGTATGAGCGTTGAGATGAAAATCGTCGATATGATGAAGTTACGGAAGCTTCCCTATGTGACCATTGACGGCACACCGTCGGAAGGGATGCCTTCAGTCAATATCAATGAGGTCGAGGCGGCATATCTCATCATGCGTGAAGTCCTGAAGGCGGGACACCAGTCAATCGTCATCATCGCTTTGAACAAGGACTCCTTTGAAGCGGCGGACAAATCGATGAATGTCCCCACTTTGCGGCTCAAGGGTTACCACAAGGCGCTGAGGGAAGCCGGCATAGACCCACAAGGAGAAGAAGTCGCGCATCTGGTGTGCGACACGACTCTTGAGGAAGGTCGGAGGATGGGTCAGATTGTGTACGCCATGGAACGACGTCCCACCGCAGTGGTCAGTATGAGCGACATTGTGGCGATAGGCGCCATCCTCCATTTCCATGAATCAGGGTTGCTTGTTCCGGATGACATGTCCGTCGTTGGTTTTGACGACATCCCCGAAGCGTCTTTTATTACTCCTCGCCTCACCACGATACGCCAGTCAAGCGTAGAGAAAGGAACACTGGCGGCGCAAGCTCTTTTCCGTGCTATCAATGGAGAAGAAATCGAATCGAACAGGATGGAGCTTTCTTTCACCATACAGGAACGGGAATCCCTGAAAAAACTCGTTTCCTGA
- a CDS encoding carbohydrate ABC transporter permease, whose protein sequence is MIRMKKSLWGVSALLFILAILFLSPVLIVLMNSFKGRLFISNAPFAFPDENTFARLANYYEGIFKIGFFSAFGYSLFITVFSVLAIILFTSMLAWYITRVKTPLTRLIYFALVFSMIVPFQMVMFTMSKVVNMLHLDTPAGLIVVYLGFGAGLASFMFSGFIKSVPLALEEAAMIDGCSPPRTFFSVVFPMLVPTAITVAILNAMWIWNDYLLPYLTIGTNHKTIPIAIQYLRGGYGAVDMGAMMAMLVLAMIPVIIFYLTCQKYIISGVIAGAVKG, encoded by the coding sequence ATGATTCGCATGAAAAAGTCCTTATGGGGCGTTTCCGCCCTGCTGTTCATCCTTGCCATCCTGTTCCTCTCCCCAGTTCTCATTGTCTTGATGAACTCTTTCAAGGGCAGGCTTTTCATCAGCAATGCGCCCTTCGCTTTCCCTGATGAAAATACTTTTGCCAGACTTGCCAATTATTATGAAGGCATCTTCAAGATAGGCTTCTTCAGCGCCTTCGGGTATTCCCTGTTCATTACAGTATTTTCTGTACTCGCCATTATCTTGTTCACCAGCATGTTGGCATGGTACATCACCAGGGTAAAGACTCCTCTCACGCGCTTGATTTATTTTGCCTTGGTCTTTTCCATGATAGTTCCATTCCAGATGGTGATGTTCACCATGAGCAAAGTCGTGAACATGTTGCATCTCGATACTCCCGCGGGTCTGATTGTCGTCTATCTCGGCTTTGGAGCGGGATTGGCCTCCTTCATGTTCAGCGGATTCATCAAGAGTGTTCCGTTGGCTCTTGAAGAAGCGGCCATGATTGACGGATGCTCCCCCCCGCGCACTTTCTTCTCTGTCGTATTCCCTATGCTGGTTCCTACAGCCATTACTGTCGCCATCCTTAATGCAATGTGGATATGGAACGACTATCTGCTCCCCTACTTGACCATCGGAACAAATCACAAGACTATTCCTATTGCGATACAATATCTGCGTGGCGGTTATGGAGCCGTGGACATGGGGGCCATGATGGCCATGCTTGTGCTGGCTATGATTCCTGTCATCATCTTCTATCTTACCTGCCAGAAGTACATCATCAGCGGAGTAATCGCAGGAGCTGTAAAGGGATGA
- a CDS encoding carbohydrate ABC transporter permease, with product MQNTLKKYFALFALPGLLAFTMAFVVPFIMGIVLSFTQFTTVTNASWVGLENYIRAFQTPDFLNSLWFTVKFVIVSVLTINILSFFLSLLLTRSIPGTNGFRTIFFLPNLIGGIVLGYIWQMILNGVLQPYGVTLTSNPTYGFWGLVILMTWQMTGYMMVIYVAGIQNIPRELLEAAEVDGAGRWQTIKNIIIPAIMPSVTICLFLTVTNGFKLFDQNLALTAGAPSKQTEMLALNIYNTFYGRAGWFGVGQAKAVLFFILVAAIALIQLQITRKREVEQ from the coding sequence ATGCAGAACACACTAAAAAAATATTTCGCTTTGTTCGCCCTTCCAGGACTCTTGGCCTTTACCATGGCCTTTGTCGTCCCTTTCATCATGGGCATCGTCTTGTCCTTCACCCAGTTCACTACGGTTACCAATGCTTCATGGGTAGGACTGGAAAACTATATCAGGGCGTTCCAAACTCCGGATTTCCTTAATTCCCTCTGGTTCACGGTGAAATTCGTCATCGTCTCGGTGCTGACAATCAACATCCTTTCTTTTTTCCTGTCCTTGCTTCTCACCCGCTCGATTCCTGGAACAAATGGATTCAGGACAATATTCTTCCTTCCCAATCTGATCGGTGGAATCGTGCTCGGTTATATATGGCAGATGATCCTCAATGGGGTACTCCAGCCTTATGGCGTCACGCTGACAAGCAATCCGACCTACGGTTTCTGGGGGCTTGTGATCCTGATGACGTGGCAGATGACCGGTTACATGATGGTCATTTATGTAGCTGGCATACAGAATATCCCCCGTGAGCTGTTGGAAGCAGCGGAGGTTGACGGCGCCGGACGGTGGCAGACCATCAAGAACATCATCATTCCCGCCATCATGCCTTCTGTGACCATATGTCTCTTTCTGACCGTCACCAATGGCTTCAAGTTGTTCGACCAGAACCTTGCCTTGACCGCAGGAGCGCCTTCAAAACAAACAGAGATGCTTGCCTTGAACATATACAACACCTTCTATGGACGTGCGGGATGGTTTGGTGTCGGCCAAGCAAAGGCTGTCCTTTTCTTCATCCTCGTCGCAGCAATCGCACTCATCCAGCTCCAGATAACCCGCAAAAGGGAGGTAGAACAATGA
- a CDS encoding ABC transporter substrate-binding protein yields the protein MKKTLGIIMALMLVTGLVFAGGDKEASRSQEIYFLNFKPEIASVYDEVSKAYEAETGVRLKVVTAASGTYEQTLTSEIAKNDPPVIFQINGPVGLKNWIAYTADLKDTALYGILSDKSLAVTSGSGVYGIPYVVEGYGIIYNDAILRKYFALPGKAVSISSATEIKDFATLKAVVEDIQKNKAALGIGGAFASTSFAPGNDWRWQTHLPNQPLFYEFDAAKGNGSALEAGLAAKEVAFSYGSAFKNLFDLYLNNSITAPGLLANKSVDDSMAEFALGQVAFVQNGNWGAGQILGVQGNTVKNEDIKFLPLYFGVPGESQYGLNIGTENYFAINKTVSAAKQQAAIDFLTWLFSSETGKGFVIGKLGFIAPFNTFGPNEQPSDPLAKEIVRWLNAPGVTSVPWIFQAFPSNEFKTVFGSALLEYTQGSKTWAQVEDIFRSTWKAESLY from the coding sequence ATGAAAAAGACCTTGGGTATCATCATGGCTCTGATGCTTGTCACCGGTTTGGTTTTTGCCGGTGGAGACAAAGAAGCATCACGTTCTCAGGAAATTTACTTCCTCAACTTCAAACCGGAAATAGCATCTGTGTATGACGAGGTGAGCAAGGCATATGAAGCCGAAACAGGTGTACGGCTGAAGGTCGTCACCGCCGCTTCAGGTACGTACGAGCAGACATTGACCAGTGAAATCGCGAAGAATGATCCTCCTGTCATCTTCCAGATCAACGGCCCCGTCGGCTTGAAGAACTGGATTGCTTATACCGCTGACCTGAAAGATACTGCTCTCTATGGTATTTTGAGTGACAAATCACTCGCCGTTACCAGCGGTTCAGGAGTCTATGGCATCCCGTATGTCGTCGAAGGCTACGGAATCATCTACAATGACGCCATCCTCCGCAAGTATTTCGCGCTCCCTGGCAAAGCCGTTTCCATCAGCAGTGCCACGGAAATAAAGGATTTCGCTACTTTGAAGGCAGTGGTCGAGGATATCCAGAAGAACAAAGCCGCGTTGGGAATCGGAGGAGCTTTTGCTTCGACATCCTTTGCCCCTGGCAATGACTGGAGATGGCAGACACATCTTCCGAACCAGCCCCTGTTCTATGAATTCGATGCCGCCAAAGGAAACGGCAGTGCGCTTGAAGCCGGACTGGCAGCCAAGGAAGTCGCTTTCTCATACGGCAGCGCTTTCAAAAACCTGTTCGACCTGTATCTGAACAACAGCATTACCGCTCCCGGCCTTCTCGCCAACAAGAGTGTCGATGACTCAATGGCCGAATTTGCTTTGGGTCAGGTCGCCTTTGTGCAGAACGGTAACTGGGGTGCCGGTCAGATACTGGGCGTCCAAGGCAATACCGTGAAGAACGAAGACATCAAGTTTCTTCCCCTCTATTTCGGCGTCCCTGGTGAGTCACAATATGGCTTGAACATCGGAACCGAAAATTACTTTGCCATCAACAAGACTGTTTCAGCAGCTAAGCAGCAGGCGGCCATTGACTTCCTGACATGGCTGTTCTCCAGCGAAACAGGCAAGGGCTTCGTCATTGGCAAGCTTGGCTTCATTGCCCCGTTCAACACCTTTGGACCGAACGAGCAACCCTCTGATCCTCTTGCCAAGGAAATCGTCCGCTGGCTGAACGCTCCTGGCGTGACCAGTGTACCCTGGATATTCCAGGCATTCCCCTCCAATGAATTCAAGACGGTTTTTGGTTCTGCTCTCCTGGAGTATACGCAAGGCAGCAAGACGTGGGCACAGGTCGAAGATATCTTCCGTTCCACATGGAAGGCTGAATCTTTGTACTGA
- a CDS encoding IMP dehydrogenase, whose product MATYYDKASHTFSEYLLVPGYSSAECIPSNVDLKTPLVKFRRGEKSAITLNIPLVSALMQSVSGEKMAEALAREGGLSFIYCSQSVEEEAAMVARVKAFKAGFVSSDANIRPDQTMADVQALKAQTGHSTIAVTDDGSPNGRLLGVVTSRDYRPSRMEPTVRVSTFMTPFERLIYGRDGITLSEANDIIWEHKLNALPIIDAKGNMRGFVFRKDYDSHKENPHELLDKSKRYVVGAGINTRDYEKRVPALVEAGADVLCIDSSEGFTEWQQRTLGWIRSAYGDSVKVGAGNVVDRDGFRFLAECGADFVKVGIGGGSICITRETKGIGRGQATAVIEVAKARNEYFEETGIYIPICSDGGLVHDYHMTLALAMGADFLMLGRYFARFDESPSQKVNINGNYLKEYWGEGSPRARNWQRYDMGGSDKLSFAEGVDSYVPYAGSLKDNMGLSLAKVRSTMCNCGAVSIRELQEKARLTLVSSTSIVEGGAHDVILKDTHNTQIK is encoded by the coding sequence ATGGCAACTTATTATGACAAGGCTTCCCACACCTTCAGCGAATACCTGCTGGTACCGGGTTATTCCTCGGCGGAATGTATTCCGTCGAATGTCGATCTCAAGACTCCCTTGGTGAAGTTCCGCCGTGGGGAAAAAAGCGCCATTACCTTGAACATCCCCTTGGTGAGCGCACTGATGCAGTCTGTCAGTGGAGAGAAGATGGCTGAGGCATTGGCTCGTGAAGGTGGGCTTTCCTTCATCTACTGTTCCCAGTCGGTCGAGGAAGAAGCCGCCATGGTGGCGAGGGTCAAGGCGTTCAAGGCAGGTTTTGTCTCCAGTGACGCCAATATCCGCCCCGACCAGACCATGGCGGACGTACAGGCACTTAAGGCACAAACTGGACATTCGACCATTGCAGTGACTGATGACGGTTCTCCGAATGGCAGGCTCCTCGGCGTAGTGACAAGCAGGGACTACCGTCCCAGCAGGATGGAACCGACCGTCCGCGTCTCGACCTTCATGACTCCTTTTGAGAGACTTATCTATGGTCGGGACGGCATAACCCTCTCCGAAGCCAATGATATCATCTGGGAACACAAGCTGAACGCCCTGCCTATCATTGACGCCAAGGGAAACATGAGGGGTTTTGTATTCCGTAAGGACTATGACAGCCACAAGGAGAATCCTCACGAACTTCTGGACAAATCCAAGAGATATGTGGTCGGAGCAGGCATCAACACCCGTGATTATGAAAAAAGAGTTCCAGCACTCGTCGAGGCAGGCGCTGATGTGTTGTGCATCGATTCTTCCGAAGGATTCACGGAATGGCAGCAACGCACGCTGGGATGGATACGTTCTGCCTACGGAGATTCGGTGAAGGTCGGCGCAGGGAATGTCGTTGACAGGGACGGCTTCCGTTTCTTGGCAGAATGCGGCGCGGATTTCGTCAAGGTGGGAATCGGGGGCGGTTCCATTTGCATCACACGGGAGACAAAGGGCATTGGACGCGGGCAGGCAACGGCGGTCATAGAGGTCGCCAAGGCACGTAACGAATACTTTGAGGAAACAGGCATCTACATTCCTATCTGTTCCGATGGAGGTCTGGTTCATGACTACCACATGACGCTTGCCCTTGCCATGGGCGCGGACTTCCTGATGCTTGGACGTTATTTTGCCCGTTTCGATGAAAGTCCCTCCCAGAAGGTCAATATCAATGGTAATTATCTGAAGGAATACTGGGGGGAAGGTTCTCCCCGCGCACGCAACTGGCAGAGGTATGATATGGGAGGCAGCGACAAGCTGTCTTTTGCCGAAGGCGTCGATTCCTATGTGCCGTATGCCGGTTCGCTGAAGGACAACATGGGTTTGTCGCTGGCCAAGGTACGTTCAACAATGTGCAACTGCGGAGCCGTTTCCATACGGGAACTACAGGAGAAAGCACGGCTGACCTTGGTTTCCTCCACCAGCATCGTGGAAGGTGGAGCGCATGATGTCATTCTCAAGGATACCCATAATACGCAGATAAAGTAG
- a CDS encoding YggS family pyridoxal phosphate-dependent enzyme, whose protein sequence is MQKTLASRLAEARRTIREHVALSGRQDSDITLMAVSKTRPYETILEAYEAGQRIFGENRVQEIVDKFPLPSERPTGMRLHLIGHLQSNKVRKVVPLVDAIDSVHSLRLAGQISCVAMERGRVMPILLEYNTSGESSKSGFTTEDDLFSAVEAISSLGGVKIRGLMTIGPLEGDEDAVRRAFRRLRSLRDECIKRFPSQDFSVLSMGMSSDYPVAVEEGSTLVRLGTTLFGQRETL, encoded by the coding sequence ATGCAGAAGACTTTGGCATCCCGCCTCGCGGAGGCTCGGCGGACAATTAGGGAGCATGTTGCCCTGAGTGGACGGCAGGATAGTGACATCACTTTGATGGCTGTATCAAAGACACGGCCGTATGAGACCATACTGGAAGCATATGAGGCAGGCCAGCGTATCTTTGGGGAAAACAGGGTACAAGAAATCGTTGACAAGTTCCCTCTGCCTTCCGAGCGTCCCACGGGGATGAGACTCCATCTTATCGGACATCTCCAGTCGAACAAAGTAAGGAAGGTCGTTCCTTTGGTCGATGCCATTGATTCAGTCCATTCCCTGCGTTTGGCTGGCCAGATATCCTGTGTTGCAATGGAGCGCGGCAGGGTCATGCCGATTTTGCTTGAATACAACACAAGCGGGGAATCATCGAAATCAGGTTTTACCACCGAAGATGACCTATTCAGTGCCGTGGAAGCAATTTCCTCCCTGGGTGGCGTTAAAATTCGCGGACTGATGACAATTGGTCCCCTTGAAGGAGACGAGGATGCTGTGCGCAGAGCATTCCGGAGACTGCGTTCCCTGCGTGATGAATGCATCAAACGTTTTCCGTCCCAGGATTTTTCCGTCCTGTCGATGGGGATGAGCTCTGATTATCCCGTAGCCGTGGAGGAAGGATCGACCTTGGTGCGGCTGGGAACTACACTGTTCGGACAGAGGGAAACACTATGA
- a CDS encoding RluA family pseudouridine synthase has product MNMCHVFESIVPDDADGKQRVDAYLAAASGVSRSIIGDASSRIMVNGREVKRSKAIAPGDAVILYWQENPPGNIEPQDIPLDILYEDDDILFIDKPQGIVVHPGAGNPDGTVVNALVFRYGPDFIRAYGGQDEHEDAGDETDEAVDRTDFLRPGIVHRLDKDTSGVMVIARTRLAHGYMARQFSEHTAVKHYIALVEGSMKDDEGVIITNLARDRNDRKKFRVSTGKEGKRAETRWRVVARYGVCTLLRIRIMTGRTHQIRVHMAHLGHPVVGDGVYGGRRKSFPGVTLMLHARLLDVSRPSDGRHLKISAPVPQRFIELVHEAGGSFPQV; this is encoded by the coding sequence ATGAACATGTGCCATGTGTTCGAGTCCATTGTCCCTGACGATGCGGACGGAAAGCAGCGTGTTGATGCCTACCTTGCGGCGGCAAGCGGGGTCAGTCGTTCCATCATCGGGGATGCTTCTTCCCGAATCATGGTCAATGGACGTGAAGTCAAGAGAAGCAAGGCAATTGCTCCCGGTGATGCTGTCATCCTGTATTGGCAGGAAAATCCTCCTGGGAATATCGAGCCGCAGGACATCCCCTTGGATATTCTCTATGAGGACGACGACATTCTGTTCATAGACAAGCCCCAAGGGATTGTCGTTCATCCGGGGGCAGGGAATCCTGACGGGACTGTTGTCAATGCCCTTGTATTCCGCTACGGGCCGGATTTCATCCGGGCATATGGCGGCCAAGATGAGCACGAAGACGCTGGTGACGAAACGGACGAGGCGGTGGACAGGACGGATTTTCTGCGGCCTGGAATTGTCCATCGTCTTGACAAAGATACCAGCGGGGTCATGGTCATTGCCCGTACCCGTCTTGCCCATGGATACATGGCGCGGCAATTTTCAGAACATACTGCCGTCAAACACTATATTGCTTTGGTCGAAGGCTCCATGAAGGATGACGAGGGGGTTATCATCACCAACCTTGCCAGGGACAGGAACGACAGGAAGAAATTCCGCGTTTCCACGGGGAAGGAAGGAAAAAGGGCTGAAACCCGCTGGAGAGTCGTGGCGCGGTATGGTGTTTGCACGCTCCTGCGCATTCGTATCATGACAGGACGCACACACCAGATACGGGTTCATATGGCTCATCTGGGACATCCTGTGGTCGGAGATGGTGTCTACGGAGGAAGACGAAAGAGCTTCCCAGGTGTGACACTGATGCTCCATGCCCGCTTGCTCGATGTGTCCCGGCCTTCAGATGGCCGACACCTGAAGATAAGCGCGCCTGTTCCCCAGCGTTTCATTGAACTTGTTCATGAGGCGGGAGGATCATTTCCCCAAGTATGA
- a CDS encoding MBL fold metallo-hydrolase, which translates to MKIFPHFSVVGFCNTYLVGGPAGGPAIIIDPGYVDNDLINLIQKQEYVITDVLFTHSHDAHVKGVGTLMKVYRPRLHGAFSRIRSFPLLPVSHNEIFSCAGLSVMPIHVPGHSIDSMVYRIGDALFTGDALASGHVGSTSGYREHALLVNMVTSRLLSMDDRLLVFPGHGAPSSILIEKLFNRDIEDRASYLGK; encoded by the coding sequence ATGAAGATATTCCCGCATTTTTCCGTTGTCGGCTTCTGTAACACGTACTTGGTCGGAGGGCCAGCTGGCGGACCGGCAATCATCATTGACCCTGGATATGTGGACAACGACTTGATCAACCTTATCCAAAAACAAGAATATGTCATCACAGATGTACTGTTCACCCATTCCCATGATGCCCATGTCAAAGGCGTAGGGACTTTGATGAAGGTATACCGCCCGCGTCTTCATGGCGCGTTCTCCCGAATCAGGAGTTTTCCGCTCTTGCCGGTCTCTCACAATGAGATTTTTTCCTGCGCCGGTCTTTCCGTCATGCCGATTCATGTCCCCGGACATTCGATTGATTCCATGGTCTACAGGATTGGTGACGCTCTCTTTACCGGAGATGCCCTGGCAAGCGGACATGTGGGAAGTACCAGCGGCTACAGGGAACATGCCCTCTTGGTGAACATGGTGACATCGCGGCTTCTGAGCATGGATGATCGCCTGCTGGTTTTTCCTGGTCATGGAGCGCCAAGCTCAATCCTCATTGAGAAGCTGTTCAACCGGGATATCGAGGACCGGGCTTCATACTTGGGGAAATGA
- a CDS encoding pentapeptide repeat-containing protein gives MCSLHTPDKEGVKARARAAMLSASPMGDLSLGHAEFSGENFSRGKWVTCYLPWNTFRNCSFSGTQLIACYFNFSLFVACDFTGLDARYCVFAGCRFIDCDFSDSLLLHSNFMGIEAHSTDFSHSDLNYSTFLSSSLESVKFEDCSMKNTDMGFTRRQDVSFRYSNYDEAKV, from the coding sequence ATGTGCAGCCTTCATACTCCGGACAAGGAAGGCGTGAAAGCGCGTGCGCGTGCTGCCATGTTGTCAGCTTCTCCCATGGGTGACCTGTCGCTCGGTCATGCTGAATTTTCCGGGGAGAATTTCTCACGGGGAAAATGGGTCACCTGTTACTTGCCCTGGAACACATTCCGCAATTGTTCTTTCTCCGGTACACAGCTCATTGCATGCTATTTCAACTTTTCCCTGTTCGTCGCCTGTGATTTCACCGGCCTTGATGCCCGCTATTGCGTATTTGCCGGTTGTCGTTTCATTGACTGTGATTTTTCCGACTCCTTGCTTCTTCATTCCAATTTCATGGGAATCGAAGCTCATTCTACTGATTTCTCCCATAGTGACCTCAATTACTCAACCTTCCTCTCGTCTTCCCTTGAATCTGTAAAATTCGAGGATTGCAGCATGAAGAATACTGACATGGGTTTCACCCGTCGGCAGGATGTTTCTTTCCGTTATTCAAACTACGATGAGGCGAAGGTATGA
- the rsgA gene encoding ribosome small subunit-dependent GTPase A produces the protein MGEAVEGTVTRGINNIYTVIDSDGTAYLCRIKGKQLVQAAGEYNPIVAGDRVLFQPVEGSGEALILERLERTSFFARWNEKGQRNQIVAANMDIVVCVSSVASPPFRPRFIDRVIACSRNVETVIILNKCDIAQKDAEAERFALFSELGYRTIRVSAAQGEGLDEVRGICHGKTVAFIGQSGVGKSTLINALLDGTVVQRTGGISRKFDRGRHTTNYATMLFGKDFTLIDTPGVREISVPHDDPHAIEASFPEFASYRVRCQFEGCLHDEEPGCAVRDAADAGLIHEDRYESYLRMLASLEERAPSWAVRPRAQRNRYADDTWDKEEWDAHEDA, from the coding sequence GTGGGAGAGGCTGTGGAAGGGACAGTGACCCGTGGCATCAATAATATCTATACGGTGATTGATTCCGACGGGACTGCATATCTCTGCCGCATCAAAGGCAAGCAGCTTGTCCAGGCCGCTGGGGAATACAATCCCATAGTCGCAGGCGACAGGGTATTGTTCCAGCCTGTGGAAGGTTCCGGCGAGGCTTTGATCCTTGAGAGGCTTGAGCGCACCAGTTTTTTCGCCCGCTGGAATGAAAAAGGTCAGCGGAACCAGATTGTCGCGGCGAACATGGACATTGTCGTCTGTGTTTCCAGCGTGGCGTCCCCTCCATTCCGCCCGCGTTTCATCGACCGGGTGATTGCTTGCAGCAGGAATGTCGAGACAGTGATCATATTGAACAAATGCGACATCGCCCAGAAGGATGCGGAGGCCGAGCGTTTCGCGTTGTTCTCTGAGCTGGGCTACCGTACAATCCGCGTCTCAGCGGCACAGGGTGAAGGACTTGATGAAGTCAGGGGAATCTGCCATGGGAAGACAGTTGCTTTCATCGGTCAGTCCGGTGTCGGGAAGTCTACTCTCATCAATGCTCTCTTGGACGGAACCGTTGTGCAGCGGACAGGCGGGATATCCCGGAAGTTTGACCGTGGACGGCATACCACCAATTATGCCACCATGCTATTCGGAAAAGACTTTACCCTTATTGATACTCCGGGAGTGAGGGAAATATCAGTTCCTCATGATGATCCGCACGCAATCGAGGCTTCTTTTCCTGAATTTGCTTCGTACCGTGTCCGCTGTCAGTTCGAGGGTTGCCTGCATGATGAGGAGCCTGGATGCGCCGTCCGTGATGCCGCCGACGCCGGGCTTATCCATGAAGACCGGTATGAAAGCTATCTGAGGATGCTTGCATCGCTTGAAGAAAGGGCACCTTCATGGGCTGTGCGGCCACGTGCGCAGAGGAACCGATATGCTGATGATACATGGGACAAGGAGGAATGGGATGCACACGAGGACGCTTGA